In Candidatus Woesearchaeota archaeon, the genomic window TTTGGTTGCCATTCTATTTTTTGAGCCCGATTTTTTTAGTTATAGCGTTGTATCTTTTTTCAGACTCTTTTTTAAGATAATTTAACAATTTTTTTCTTTTAATAACCATTCTTAATAATCCTCTTTTTGAGTGCAAGTCCTTTGGGTTCTTTTTTAAATGCAAAAGAAGCTTATCTATTTCTTTAGTAAGCAAAGCAATCTGAACTTCACAAGACCCAGTGTCTTTTTCATGAACATTATGCTCTTTGATTATTTTTGTTTTTTCCTTGGTGTTTAAAGCCATAATTATGTTATTTAAATTTACTTATACTATAATTTTATTTCTTTGTAAAGTGCGCCCAGCAGGAATCGAACCTGCAACCTTATCCTTAAGAGGGAT contains:
- the rpsO gene encoding 30S ribosomal protein S15 encodes the protein MALNTKEKTKIIKEHNVHEKDTGSCEVQIALLTKEIDKLLLHLKKNPKDLHSKRGLLRMVIKRKKLLNYLKKESEKRYNAITKKIGLKK